One segment of Ignavibacteria bacterium DNA contains the following:
- the obgE gene encoding GTPase ObgE, with translation MNFIDTAWINVKAGDGGPGHISFRREKYVPKGGPDGGNGGKGGSIIIEADRQLGTLLDFTYRRHYKAVSGARGGQSNCTGRSGDDVVIRVPVGTVIRDKVTKEQIADLTQQGQRVTVAHGGMGGRGNSEFVTSINQAPRMSDPGTPGEERDIEFELKILADVGLVGFPNAGKSTLIATISAARPKIADYPFTTLVPNLGLVRAGEYRSFTVADIPGLIEGAHEGKGLGIQFLRHIERTAVLLFMIDVMSEDPEKDLKTLRNELGQYSASLLKKPWLVRLTKADTLTPDELAELAKGKFVKKHKAKIISAVAQEGITELIEDLWKYVHDMRNSQEFGTGLVE, from the coding sequence ATGAACTTTATCGATACCGCCTGGATCAACGTCAAGGCCGGTGATGGTGGTCCCGGCCACATCTCATTCCGACGCGAGAAATACGTCCCCAAGGGTGGTCCCGACGGCGGAAACGGCGGGAAAGGTGGCTCCATCATCATCGAGGCCGACCGTCAACTCGGTACGCTGCTTGACTTTACGTACCGCAGGCACTACAAGGCCGTGAGTGGGGCACGAGGCGGACAGAGCAACTGTACAGGCAGGAGTGGGGATGACGTGGTCATCCGTGTTCCGGTAGGGACCGTGATACGCGACAAGGTGACAAAGGAGCAGATCGCCGACCTAACCCAGCAGGGTCAGCGAGTTACTGTTGCCCATGGCGGCATGGGCGGTCGGGGCAACTCCGAGTTTGTGACATCGATCAACCAGGCGCCCCGTATGTCAGACCCCGGAACGCCAGGGGAAGAGCGAGACATTGAGTTCGAACTCAAGATCTTGGCAGATGTTGGTCTTGTAGGGTTCCCAAATGCCGGCAAGAGCACGCTGATTGCCACGATCTCGGCAGCGCGGCCCAAGATCGCAGACTATCCGTTCACAACCTTGGTGCCCAACCTTGGGCTTGTGCGGGCAGGTGAGTATCGCAGCTTCACCGTTGCTGACATCCCTGGACTGATCGAGGGGGCTCATGAGGGCAAGGGGCTTGGGATCCAGTTCCTTCGTCACATCGAACGGACCGCAGTTCTCCTCTTTATGATCGACGTGATGTCTGAGGATCCTGAAAAGGACCTAAAGACCCTTCGTAATGAATTGGGCCAATATTCCGCGTCGCTCCTCAAGAAACCATGGCTTGTGAGACTCACCAAGGCCGACACCCTCACCCCTGACGAGCTCGCAGAACTGGCTAAAGGCAAGTTTGTAAAGAAGCACAAGGCAAAGATCATCTCAGCCGTTGCTCAAGAAGGCATCACCGAACTCATCGAAGACCTATGGAAATACGTGCACGATATGCGTAACTCCCAGGAATTTGGCACGGGGCTTGTGGAATAG
- a CDS encoding sigma-70 family RNA polymerase sigma factor — protein sequence MQSVRHNATDEDLLKRYLEGDEAAFVALMRRYKEPITTYTYRFLGNYDDAVDVAQETFVRLYRFGHTFVGEVKFSTWLYTIASNLARTELKRYRRRFGTSLSEEFSVGEDDSVWDIPDETYRPDDQVDRTRIVQDVQRALLSVSPTYREMVILRDVQQLTYEEIAEITKTEMGTVKSRINRGRAQLQELLRDLYNEVFPSQE from the coding sequence ATGCAGTCGGTCCGACATAACGCCACTGATGAAGATCTTCTGAAACGGTATCTCGAGGGTGACGAAGCGGCCTTCGTTGCACTCATGCGCCGGTATAAGGAGCCTATCACGACGTACACCTACCGATTCTTGGGTAACTACGACGACGCCGTCGACGTTGCGCAGGAGACGTTTGTGCGCTTGTATCGTTTTGGCCACACCTTTGTTGGCGAAGTGAAGTTTTCGACGTGGCTGTATACGATCGCATCCAATCTTGCTCGTACGGAGCTGAAGCGATATCGCAGAAGATTCGGTACAAGCCTAAGCGAGGAATTCAGTGTGGGCGAAGATGATTCAGTTTGGGACATCCCTGATGAAACATATCGCCCTGATGATCAAGTCGATAGAACACGGATCGTTCAGGATGTTCAACGTGCCTTATTGAGTGTGTCTCCTACCTATCGTGAAATGGTGATCCTTCGGGATGTTCAGCAGCTCACCTACGAGGAGATAGCCGAGATCACGAAAACGGAGATGGGAACGGTGAAGAGCCGTATCAACCGAGGTCGTGCACAGCTTCAGGAACTCTTACGCGATCTCTACAATGAGGTCTTTCCCTCGCAGGAATAG
- the radA gene encoding DNA repair protein RadA, protein MKIRTVYRCSSCGHVAPKWLGRCPACGTWESMIEEVDAQTSKGKGRSNRSSIDVVAGAATPLTSVMADQAPRIHTGMDELDRVLGGGLVPGSIVLVGGDPGMGKSTLMLQLAAHAGALVPDRACLYVTGEESLHQIKQRAERLGVKSDGIIVASETNVERIVALIEHTTPSLVVVDSVQTITTDLMESSAGSVAQVRECTSLLTRIAKRSGIPIIIIGHVTKDGLIAGPKVLEHMVDAVLQFEGEGTYSYRVLRALKNRYGSTNEIGVFDMTSSGLREVHNPSEVLLSNRSMDEPGTAVVAVMEGTRPLLVEVQALVSPTGYSVPQRVSTGYDTKRLQMILAVLEKRGGVQVRQSDVFVNVAGGIAVQDPAIDLGVAVAIASSVTDRPIPSGVAFVGELGLTGEVRRVAYLDQRVGEAVRLGLDQIYAPTSAEAPSKNIVPVERLSHVLSALFR, encoded by the coding sequence ATGAAGATACGCACCGTCTATCGCTGTTCGTCCTGCGGACATGTAGCTCCGAAATGGCTTGGCCGTTGTCCGGCTTGCGGAACATGGGAATCCATGATCGAAGAAGTTGATGCACAGACTTCCAAGGGTAAGGGGCGATCCAATCGTTCATCGATCGATGTTGTTGCGGGAGCTGCTACGCCCCTTACAAGTGTGATGGCAGATCAAGCGCCCCGCATCCACACCGGAATGGATGAGCTCGATCGAGTGTTAGGAGGCGGACTCGTACCAGGGAGTATCGTGCTGGTAGGGGGCGATCCGGGAATGGGGAAGAGTACGCTCATGTTGCAGCTTGCAGCCCATGCGGGAGCTCTTGTACCTGACCGTGCATGTCTGTATGTGACTGGTGAAGAGAGTCTGCATCAGATCAAGCAACGTGCTGAACGACTAGGTGTGAAGAGTGACGGCATCATTGTAGCGTCAGAAACGAATGTTGAACGCATCGTTGCCTTGATCGAACACACAACGCCATCGCTTGTTGTGGTGGATTCCGTGCAGACCATCACGACCGATCTCATGGAGTCATCGGCCGGCAGTGTGGCTCAGGTTCGCGAGTGTACGTCGCTTCTAACGCGGATCGCAAAACGCAGTGGTATTCCGATCATCATCATCGGTCACGTTACCAAGGATGGCCTCATTGCCGGACCGAAGGTACTTGAACACATGGTCGATGCCGTGTTGCAGTTCGAAGGTGAAGGCACCTATTCGTATCGCGTGTTGCGTGCATTGAAGAATCGCTACGGGTCAACGAATGAGATCGGCGTCTTCGACATGACCTCGAGCGGTCTGCGTGAGGTGCACAATCCAAGTGAAGTATTGCTCTCCAACAGGAGTATGGACGAACCCGGCACTGCTGTTGTAGCTGTGATGGAGGGAACACGTCCACTCCTCGTAGAAGTACAGGCCTTGGTCTCCCCAACCGGATATAGCGTTCCGCAGCGTGTGAGCACTGGCTACGATACGAAGAGACTCCAGATGATCCTTGCCGTTCTTGAGAAGCGAGGGGGCGTGCAGGTGCGTCAGAGTGACGTGTTTGTCAATGTGGCTGGTGGGATCGCCGTGCAAGACCCTGCGATCGACCTCGGAGTGGCGGTAGCCATTGCGAGCAGCGTAACTGATAGACCTATTCCTTCGGGAGTTGCCTTTGTTGGGGAACTAGGTTTAACGGGTGAGGTACGTAGGGTTGCCTATCTTGATCAGAGAGTGGGCGAAGCGGTGCGGTTGGGACTGGATCAGATCTATGCTCCAACGTCTGCAGAAGCCCCTTCAAAGAACATCGTACCAGTAGAGCGATTGTCGCATGTACTCAGTGCGTTGTTCAGATAG
- a CDS encoding squalene/phytoene synthase family protein produces the protein MSKLGNVRRVNSSNISIHDAYEVCRKVTYIHAKTFYFASRFIPLNKRNACYAVYAFCRYVDDLVDVAMEQGNVTREDAVRLVSQWKADLDSVYARSLTTIPDATERSAILLAWDDTLTRFHIPRGLPDELIEGVLMDTSITRFDSFDDLWTYCYKVASVVGLMTSEIFGYSCKTALPRAVDLGIAMQLTNIIRDVGEDAQRGRIYLPQEDLDRYDVSEDDILSQRFTPNVRSLIRSYVERAHEYYEAAEPGIAMLSSDSRITVLLMSRNYRRILRVVESMDYNVFLRRASTSMYEKILAIPSAYLESRRMPRVHS, from the coding sequence ATCTCAAAGCTAGGGAATGTTCGTCGCGTGAACTCTTCAAACATCTCCATACACGATGCCTACGAAGTGTGTCGCAAGGTCACCTACATCCATGCAAAGACCTTCTACTTCGCATCGCGCTTCATCCCGCTCAATAAACGGAATGCCTGCTATGCGGTGTATGCATTCTGTCGGTACGTAGACGATCTCGTAGATGTGGCAATGGAGCAGGGAAACGTGACGCGGGAAGATGCCGTGCGTCTTGTTTCTCAGTGGAAGGCGGACTTGGACTCCGTCTACGCCCGCTCTCTAACCACTATACCGGACGCAACCGAGCGCAGCGCCATCCTTCTTGCATGGGATGACACACTTACTCGCTTCCACATACCGCGCGGCTTACCTGATGAGCTGATCGAAGGCGTCTTAATGGATACGTCCATCACACGTTTTGATTCCTTCGATGATCTATGGACGTACTGCTACAAGGTAGCATCTGTTGTTGGACTCATGACGTCGGAGATCTTTGGGTATTCGTGCAAAACGGCTCTTCCTCGAGCAGTGGACCTCGGCATCGCTATGCAACTCACGAATATCATCCGCGATGTTGGCGAAGACGCGCAACGGGGTAGGATCTATCTTCCGCAAGAAGACTTGGATCGATACGACGTGAGTGAGGATGACATTCTCAGCCAACGATTCACTCCGAACGTACGATCACTGATACGCAGCTACGTAGAGCGCGCGCATGAATACTACGAAGCGGCGGAACCTGGCATCGCAATGCTTTCCAGCGACAGTCGGATCACGGTGCTGCTGATGAGCAGAAACTATCGACGCATCCTGCGCGTGGTGGAGTCCATGGACTACAACGTGTTCCTACGCAGAGCAAGTACATCGATGTATGAGAAGATCCTCGCCATTCCATCTGCGTACTTAGAGTCGCGCAGAATGCCACGTGTTCACTCGTAG
- the atpG gene encoding ATP synthase F1 subunit gamma: MATLRETRDRITSVKNTSKITQAMSMVATAKLRRAQDAIIAARPFAKQVQKILGNLSSADTEFVHPFFETRKTVTSIAIIVISSDRGLCGAFNTNLLRAAGLRMAELHKEHPAATIHVIPVGKRAVNSARKGSEDVVREFNDVFTKLDYSTAVDIAELVSDSFLAQRFDQVELMSNEFVTVMRQEVRRMQLLPIIPDVKPDKSQHNVEYIFEPTRAEILDTLLPMYVKLQVWRSLLDSNAAEHAARRMAMENATTNARDLIKSLQLIYNRERQAAITKEMLEIVGGAEALSGN; this comes from the coding sequence ATGGCAACCCTACGTGAAACACGCGACCGCATAACCTCGGTCAAGAATACGTCGAAGATCACCCAGGCAATGAGCATGGTGGCAACGGCGAAACTTCGTCGTGCCCAAGATGCGATCATCGCTGCCCGCCCCTTTGCAAAACAAGTGCAGAAGATCCTTGGTAATCTGTCGTCGGCAGATACAGAGTTCGTGCACCCGTTCTTCGAGACCCGCAAGACCGTTACATCGATCGCGATCATCGTGATCTCGTCGGACCGTGGCCTCTGCGGTGCGTTCAATACGAACCTGTTGCGTGCCGCCGGACTTCGCATGGCGGAGTTGCATAAGGAGCATCCTGCTGCAACCATTCACGTGATCCCTGTTGGAAAGCGTGCCGTGAACTCTGCTCGTAAGGGCTCGGAGGACGTGGTCCGTGAGTTCAACGACGTATTCACGAAGCTCGACTACAGTACTGCCGTAGATATCGCCGAACTCGTTTCCGATTCATTCCTGGCTCAGCGTTTCGATCAGGTAGAGTTGATGTCCAATGAGTTCGTTACTGTGATGCGCCAAGAAGTGCGGAGAATGCAGCTGCTTCCGATCATTCCTGATGTGAAGCCTGACAAGTCCCAGCACAACGTTGAGTACATCTTTGAACCTACACGTGCGGAGATCCTTGATACGCTTCTCCCAATGTATGTGAAGCTTCAAGTGTGGCGTTCCCTCCTTGATTCCAATGCAGCCGAACATGCTGCTCGTCGTATGGCGATGGAGAATGCTACTACCAACGCCCGCGACCTTATCAAGTCTCTGCAACTCATCTACAACCGCGAACGTCAAGCAGCGATCACCAAGGAAATGTTGGAGATCGTGGGTGGTGCCGAGGCACTGTCCGGCAACTGA
- the rfaD gene encoding ADP-glyceromanno-heptose 6-epimerase, producing the protein MIVLTGGAGFIGSCFLASLNAAGREDVLIVDSLGTGNKWKNLVDRTFIGIVGKEEFRDMMAVGDVEDVEAVVHMGACSSTTETDADYLYDNNYLYSIDVAEFAIERGARFIYASSAATYGSGSRGYTDGSTDLRPLNMYGYSKHLFDRWIREQNLTDSCVGLKFFNVFGPNEYHKGSMSSMVFKAVSQIHASGSVSLFKSVDPSYTDGGQMRDFVYVKDVCKVMMTLLERPDVNGIMNLGTGVARTWNDLMTAVFTAMGREPNIVYTDMPEGLAKQYQNFTLADMSTMQRALPDVHFGPLESTVADYVQEHLLKDWPYL; encoded by the coding sequence ATGATCGTCCTCACTGGCGGCGCGGGTTTCATTGGGAGTTGCTTTCTTGCTTCGCTCAATGCCGCAGGACGTGAGGATGTTCTGATCGTGGACTCTCTCGGTACCGGGAACAAGTGGAAGAATCTTGTTGATCGGACGTTCATTGGCATAGTTGGCAAGGAAGAATTCAGGGATATGATGGCCGTTGGCGACGTAGAAGACGTTGAGGCTGTTGTCCATATGGGTGCCTGCTCCTCCACAACGGAGACAGATGCGGACTACCTCTATGACAACAACTACCTCTACAGCATCGACGTCGCGGAATTCGCGATCGAACGCGGAGCACGGTTCATCTACGCAAGCAGTGCTGCAACGTATGGCAGTGGCTCACGAGGCTATACAGACGGCTCAACGGATCTGCGTCCGTTGAACATGTATGGGTATTCGAAGCATCTGTTCGATCGCTGGATCAGAGAACAGAACCTCACAGATTCTTGTGTTGGTTTGAAGTTCTTCAACGTGTTCGGTCCAAATGAATATCACAAGGGCAGTATGTCCAGCATGGTATTCAAAGCCGTATCTCAGATCCATGCATCGGGAAGTGTGAGCCTATTCAAGAGTGTCGATCCGTCTTATACAGACGGCGGACAGATGCGAGACTTTGTCTACGTGAAAGATGTCTGCAAGGTGATGATGACGCTGTTGGAACGGCCTGATGTGAACGGGATCATGAATCTTGGGACCGGTGTTGCACGAACATGGAATGACCTCATGACCGCAGTGTTCACTGCCATGGGTCGAGAACCGAACATCGTGTATACGGATATGCCGGAAGGTCTCGCGAAACAGTACCAGAACTTTACGCTGGCCGATATGTCCACCATGCAACGAGCGTTGCCTGATGTACACTTCGGTCCCCTTGAATCAACCGTTGCCGACTACGTCCAAGAGCATTTGCTCAAGGACTGGCCGTATTTGTGA
- a CDS encoding F0F1 ATP synthase subunit alpha → MSEVRPDEISAILRRQLTGFEKETDIYEVGTVLQVGDGVARIYGLTNVMASELVEFPNGVMGMVLNLEEDNVGVVLFGEDSLIKEGDQARRTGRIASVPVGEGLIGRVVDPLGRPLDGKGPIKESAFYPIERKALGVIDRQPVTEPLQTGIKAIDALIPIGRGQRELIIGDRQTGKTVVALDAIINQRFTHTKEAADQGIKPVYCIYVAIGQKGSTVANVVATLEKYGAMAYTTVVCATASDPAPLQFIAPYSGCSMGEFFRDSGRHALVVYDDLSKQAASYRQVSLLLRRPPGREAYPGDVFYLHSRLLERAAKLSDALGGGSLTALPVIETQAGDVSAYIPTNVISITDGQIYLEPNLFNAGVRPALNVGISVSRVGGNAQIKAMKKVAGPLKLDLAQFRALEAFARFGSDLDKTTLQQLRRGARLLEVMKQPQYSPVPVEDQIVVIYAASTGFMDELPVESIKKYETELLEFVHAGHADIIEGLRVKKALTDEIVANLNATLKSFTERFAAALV, encoded by the coding sequence ATGTCTGAAGTACGTCCCGATGAGATCTCTGCGATACTCCGTCGCCAGCTGACGGGGTTCGAAAAGGAGACCGATATTTATGAAGTAGGAACCGTTCTCCAGGTGGGCGACGGTGTTGCTCGCATCTACGGCCTCACCAACGTGATGGCTTCGGAGCTCGTTGAGTTTCCGAATGGTGTGATGGGCATGGTTCTCAACCTCGAAGAAGACAACGTTGGTGTTGTGTTGTTCGGTGAGGACTCCCTTATCAAGGAAGGTGATCAAGCACGCCGTACGGGCCGGATCGCATCTGTGCCTGTTGGTGAAGGACTTATCGGACGTGTTGTTGACCCGCTGGGAAGACCACTCGACGGTAAGGGGCCGATCAAGGAATCCGCTTTCTATCCGATCGAGCGCAAGGCTCTTGGTGTGATCGACCGCCAGCCGGTGACCGAACCGCTTCAAACGGGTATCAAGGCCATCGATGCACTCATCCCGATCGGTCGCGGTCAGCGTGAGTTGATCATCGGAGACCGCCAAACAGGAAAGACGGTTGTTGCCCTTGATGCGATCATCAATCAGCGCTTCACACATACAAAGGAAGCTGCCGATCAAGGCATCAAGCCTGTGTATTGCATCTATGTAGCCATTGGCCAAAAGGGATCCACGGTAGCCAATGTTGTGGCCACACTCGAGAAATATGGCGCTATGGCGTACACAACAGTGGTCTGCGCCACTGCTTCTGACCCTGCACCATTGCAGTTCATCGCACCGTATAGCGGTTGCTCGATGGGCGAGTTTTTCCGCGACTCAGGTCGCCACGCACTCGTGGTGTATGATGATCTCTCCAAGCAAGCTGCTTCGTATCGCCAAGTATCTCTGCTCCTTCGTCGTCCACCAGGACGCGAGGCGTATCCGGGTGACGTGTTCTATCTCCACTCACGTCTTCTGGAACGCGCAGCTAAGCTCAGCGACGCACTAGGTGGCGGCTCGCTTACTGCACTTCCGGTGATCGAAACACAAGCCGGTGACGTATCTGCCTACATCCCTACGAACGTGATCTCCATCACGGACGGTCAGATCTACCTCGAACCGAACCTCTTCAATGCCGGTGTACGTCCTGCTCTTAACGTGGGTATCTCGGTGTCTCGTGTGGGCGGTAATGCTCAGATCAAGGCCATGAAGAAGGTTGCCGGACCGTTGAAGCTGGATCTTGCTCAGTTCCGTGCTCTTGAAGCATTCGCACGTTTCGGATCCGATCTCGACAAGACAACGCTCCAGCAACTTCGTCGAGGCGCACGCCTCCTTGAAGTGATGAAGCAGCCACAGTATTCGCCTGTTCCCGTTGAAGACCAGATCGTTGTCATCTATGCAGCCTCCACAGGCTTCATGGACGAGCTTCCGGTGGAGAGCATCAAAAAGTATGAGACGGAACTCCTTGAGTTCGTCCATGCCGGTCATGCTGACATCATCGAAGGTCTGCGCGTGAAGAAGGCCCTTACAGACGAGATCGTTGCGAATCTCAATGCAACGCTCAAGAGCTTCACTGAGCGCTTCGCAGCGGCACTCGTCTAA
- the atpH gene encoding ATP synthase F1 subunit delta, with protein sequence MSTLKIARRYAKAILETAVERKIADEVAKDMEYFGQVGDSSKDLRAMLRSPIIDVSVKKQVVRDIFSAKLNPLTLDFMMLILDKGRGHLWREIVMEYGAMLDDVKNIERIRVTSAVDLADPERVQIEKTIAQRLNKTVIATYDVDPTILGGAVVRVGDEVLDGSLRHQLSVLKEKLASA encoded by the coding sequence ATGTCAACACTGAAAATCGCTCGCCGGTATGCAAAGGCCATCCTCGAAACTGCGGTGGAACGAAAGATCGCAGATGAGGTGGCAAAGGACATGGAGTACTTTGGTCAGGTTGGTGACTCGTCCAAGGATCTTCGTGCAATGCTGAGAAGCCCCATTATCGATGTGAGTGTCAAGAAGCAAGTCGTTCGTGATATATTCAGCGCCAAACTGAACCCACTGACCCTCGATTTCATGATGCTGATCCTCGATAAGGGTAGGGGGCATCTCTGGCGCGAGATCGTCATGGAATACGGAGCAATGCTCGATGATGTGAAGAACATCGAACGCATCCGCGTGACGTCGGCCGTGGATCTTGCAGACCCGGAACGAGTACAAATCGAAAAGACGATTGCCCAACGACTCAACAAGACCGTTATCGCCACCTACGACGTAGATCCCACCATTCTCGGTGGTGCTGTTGTGAGAGTTGGCGATGAAGTGTTGGACGGCTCTCTTCGGCACCAATTGAGTGTGCTGAAGGAAAAACTGGCCAGCGCGTGA
- the atpF gene encoding F0F1 ATP synthase subunit B, whose protein sequence is MPSFLEMNPGLIIWTLINFGFFVFIIAKFFYKPMRQGLEARENSIAEAISNADKANTEALSILRESKEKIAGAQQEMMAIVREGKVQAEAMVRKAADEAELVKQQKLAESAREIERQKDDAIKALRTEVSTLVVDATEKLLGRNLQGDDHKRIVDGYVNELSKN, encoded by the coding sequence ATGCCATCATTCTTAGAGATGAACCCGGGTCTCATCATTTGGACCCTCATCAACTTCGGATTCTTCGTTTTTATCATTGCGAAGTTCTTCTACAAGCCGATGCGCCAAGGGCTTGAAGCTCGCGAGAATTCTATCGCTGAAGCGATCTCGAATGCCGACAAGGCAAACACCGAGGCACTCTCCATCTTGCGTGAGAGCAAGGAGAAGATCGCCGGTGCCCAACAGGAAATGATGGCCATCGTTCGCGAAGGCAAGGTGCAAGCAGAAGCTATGGTGCGCAAGGCTGCTGATGAGGCAGAACTTGTGAAGCAGCAGAAGCTTGCGGAGTCTGCCCGTGAGATCGAACGTCAGAAAGACGATGCGATCAAGGCGCTTCGTACTGAAGTATCAACCCTTGTTGTTGATGCAACGGAAAAGCTTCTTGGACGCAACCTTCAGGGCGACGATCACAAGCGGATCGTTGATGGTTATGTGAACGAACTCTCGAAGAACTGA
- the atpE gene encoding ATP synthase F0 subunit C encodes MDPVAFAWLSAGLGVGVTVFGVGTGIGRLAAAALEASSRQPENAGDIRTTMIIGAALIEGVALLAGVICILLAVKS; translated from the coding sequence ATGGATCCAGTAGCATTCGCATGGCTCTCTGCCGGTCTCGGCGTGGGCGTTACGGTTTTTGGTGTTGGTACCGGTATCGGCCGTTTGGCCGCTGCTGCTCTCGAAGCATCGAGCCGTCAACCTGAAAATGCAGGCGACATCCGCACAACGATGATCATCGGTGCGGCTCTGATCGAAGGCGTTGCCCTTCTCGCAGGCGTTATCTGCATCCTGCTGGCTGTCAAGAGCTAA
- a CDS encoding F0F1 ATP synthase subunit A: MTAALALSTFVLVNYVAIKDAGIKSWLHHLLGGAPWYMFPIMVPIEIISLFTKPFALMIRLFANMTAGHIVLMSLVGLIFFFKSWLVTPVSVSFSVFIYLLELLVAFLQAYIFAMLTSVFVGLALGDHVKDDGHHHADAHAH; this comes from the coding sequence GTGACAGCTGCCTTGGCTCTGTCCACGTTCGTTCTCGTGAACTACGTTGCCATCAAGGATGCCGGTATCAAATCATGGCTGCATCACCTTCTTGGTGGCGCTCCTTGGTACATGTTCCCGATTATGGTGCCGATCGAGATCATCTCGCTGTTCACGAAGCCGTTCGCACTCATGATCCGTTTGTTCGCGAACATGACTGCCGGACACATCGTGCTGATGTCTCTCGTAGGACTCATTTTCTTCTTCAAGTCATGGTTGGTGACGCCGGTAAGTGTTTCTTTCTCGGTCTTCATCTACCTCCTTGAACTTCTTGTTGCATTCCTTCAAGCATACATCTTTGCTATGCTGACGTCCGTGTTCGTGGGTCTTGCTCTTGGTGATCACGTCAAAGACGATGGTCATCACCATGCAGACGCTCACGCACATTGA
- a CDS encoding F0F1 ATP synthase subunit A gives MSHDTTQTLHDSTSHGAHDTTAHAADPHASPQGSEVFTTLLGSLGDHHELNIFFNHLPVLPVIFVDNGLHVYANEHAMEEAGVYSLHTGHPVRVSDGGSPMLDLSVTNFVAYEWIAMAIVTILLAIARGRYIKQPLEAPKGIQNVIESVVLYVRDEIVRPNVGTIKRTHRLMPFVLGIFFFVLTLNLVGLLPGCHAATGALE, from the coding sequence ATGAGTCACGACACAACACAAACGCTTCACGACAGCACCAGCCACGGGGCGCATGACACTACGGCACACGCCGCAGATCCGCATGCCAGCCCACAAGGCAGTGAGGTCTTTACCACCCTCCTCGGTTCGCTTGGTGATCACCACGAGTTGAACATCTTCTTCAATCATCTGCCGGTCTTGCCGGTGATCTTCGTTGATAATGGGCTACACGTCTACGCCAACGAACACGCGATGGAAGAAGCCGGTGTGTATTCGCTTCACACAGGCCATCCCGTTCGCGTGTCTGATGGTGGATCGCCAATGCTTGATCTCTCGGTCACGAACTTCGTGGCATACGAGTGGATCGCCATGGCGATCGTGACCATTCTGCTTGCGATCGCTCGCGGCAGATATATCAAGCAGCCGCTCGAAGCGCCAAAGGGTATTCAGAACGTGATCGAGTCCGTGGTTCTCTACGTTCGTGATGAGATCGTCCGTCCGAATGTTGGAACGATCAAGCGTACGCATCGACTCATGCCGTTCGTTCTTGGGATCTTCTTCTTTGTTCTGACGCTGAACCTTGTTGGTCTACTTCCGGGTTGCCACGCTGCAACAGGTGCACTCGAGTGA
- a CDS encoding AtpZ/AtpI family protein, whose amino-acid sequence MQSTDSAMRQAAPYLLLGTQMAATVIVLGGIGWWIDSIASTEPVILIIGASVGSVVGLVQFLRSVQRLGDEEKQRKLDQNERE is encoded by the coding sequence ATGCAGTCTACTGATTCTGCCATGCGACAGGCTGCACCCTACCTCCTTCTGGGAACCCAGATGGCGGCCACGGTGATAGTGCTTGGCGGAATAGGGTGGTGGATCGATTCCATTGCCTCAACGGAACCGGTGATCCTCATCATCGGTGCATCGGTAGGGAGTGTTGTTGGCCTTGTTCAGTTCTTACGCTCGGTTCAACGACTGGGCGACGAAGAAAAACAACGAAAGCTTGATCAGAACGAACGGGAGTAA